In one Cyprinus carpio isolate SPL01 chromosome B2, ASM1834038v1, whole genome shotgun sequence genomic region, the following are encoded:
- the LOC109056921 gene encoding protein FAM163A-like: MTAGTVVITGGILATVILLCIIAVLCYCRLQYYCCKRNESEGEAGSVGDPQPQFACNACSAPGVDGAAVTPLSLPCDPTPPHSYCPTCSPYYLRGTDEMRNGGERLSYMPTHYENHGATALGLAAMYGPVLSHRSTPDFYTNTRAISTDV; the protein is encoded by the exons ATGACAGCTGGAACTGTTGTCATAACCGGAGGAATTCTCGCAACAGTGATACTACTGTGTATCATTGCAGTGCTTTGTTACTGTAGACTCCAG TATTACTGCTGTAAGAGGAATGAGTCAGAAGGGGAGGCGGGCTCGGTCGGAGATCCTCAGCCACAGTTCGCCTGCAACGCATGCAGTGCTCCGGGAGTGGACGGGGCGGCCGTCACACCTCTCTCACTGCCCTGCGACCCAACTCCGCCTCACAGCTACTGCCCGACTTGCTCACCTTACTACCTCCGTGGCACGGATGAGATGCGGAATGGCGGCGAACGCCTGTCCTACATGCCCACTCACTACGAGAACCATGGCGCCACTGCCCTTGGTCTGGCTGCCATGTACGGCCCCGTGCTGAGCCATCGCAGTACGCCAGACTTTTACACCAATACACGAGCCATCAGCACTGACGTCTGA